Sequence from the Tenrec ecaudatus isolate mTenEca1 chromosome 6, mTenEca1.hap1, whole genome shotgun sequence genome:
AAGGCAGGCCGGCGGGGAAACGGCGGCGGCGCTCTTCCCCCGAGGCCCCGCCCCCACATCAGTAAGCGACCGGAAGTAGGGCCTGGTCCTGGCAGGGGGATCCCCGCGCCCTGGTTTGAAACGCGAGGAAATCCCCTCCGGGCCAGGAGAGCCCGCTGTAGCTCTTGCATTCCCCGCACCCCATCTGTGGCCTGCTAGCAGCACCCACGCGCGGCGCCCTGCAGCCCGAGGCCCTTGGGGCTCACCCCTTCCCTTTCCCGCCCCGTGCAGCCTCCGACCATGCCTGCGGGCGTGCCCTGGCCCACCTACCTGAAGATGTTCACCGCCAGCCTCCTGTCCATGTGCGCGGGGGCCGAAGTGGTGCACAGGTACTACCAGCCCGACCTGGTGAGTCCGGGTGGTCGGGTCGTCCAAAGGCATGGAGGTTGGC
This genomic interval carries:
- the UQCC6 gene encoding ubiquinol-cytochrome c reductase complex assembly factor 6: MPAGVPWPTYLKMFTASLLSMCAGAEVVHRYYQPDLTIPEIPPKPGELKTELLGLKERQQRRHIAEQ